TTTTATCTAAAATGTTGAATCGGCTTGACAATATTGTTGAATCCATTAAAAGAGTTAAGTAAAAGGACAAAGTACTAGACTAGTTTAGCTTCTGTGCTCGATGATAATACCATTACTGTTTGTTGGCTGCTGCTTTACCGTTGCAAtgctttctctctcctctctcatcGTTCTGTCGTTCTGGATACATAGGCAAGTGTAACCGAGTTGGGCTGGGCCGTGCGGGCAGGTAACCGATCTGGGCTGTGCGAAGAGTCGATTAACTATGTTCCGGACCACACATATAGGACCCCCCCGTGTTTGGTGTTGGCGGTTGGGCACCGATGGCTGTCAGCTCGCGGGACCCACTTGCGAGAGAGACACAGGAAATGTCTAATATCCAGCAATTTTCTCACTCCAGGGGTGAGGGAGAGCCGGCGCGGCGCAAGCAGGGCGGCAGAATCGCCGACCACGTTGGGCTCCGAACCCGCTCCAGTTCCGCCGCCGCAATCGGCCTCGCTTCATCGGGGGGAAGCCGGAAGCCTCACAGCAGCCGAGAGGGTACGCGAGAAGCCAGGCCCCGCCTTCCGCACGAACTCTTCCCTCGCCCTCCTCTTCTGGAGCTGGATTGCCGTGGGGTGGGGGCGGGAATTCAGCGGAACTTCCGCTGGTTTCTTCACTTGTTGGTAAGCAAAGCAAGCTCTCCTCGACGCATTGTTCTCTGGCTGTTCGTTTTGTCCCAGGGGACAGTCCCTATGTCGTGGCTGCGAGCAATCAAATCCAAAGTTTACTTCTCCTGTTAGACGCCGAATTATGTGCGGTTTGGTGCCTTGGGATTTCGGATAATTCAAGCTATAAGAAAATCCAGATCGCAAGGTCAACTTTGCTTGTTtttacagaaaaaaaaaggattctCTCCAACCCCACGCGAAGTACACTGCTGCATatgttatgattttttttgagtAAGGGAGTATAATACCTTAAGATTCCTGATTTCCGATAGTGGTAAAATTGATAAATTTACTGCACCTTTTAGCGTTGACTATTTGAGTTGTATGTTATTGCTGAGCTATGAATAAAGTTTTAGAGGCTAATTAATTATCTGTAGTAAATCATTACTCCTTCATATCTGTATATGAAGCTGCAATTATTGTTCCTTCATATTTGTATATGAAGTTGCAATGCTTTGATACATCACAACATTGTGGGTTGTATTTAGAGCAGGGCTTTGAGTTGGTCTTGTTAATTCTAGTTACTTGAAGCACATTCCATTACCATGGCCAACAAAAGGTGGTCCATGTGATATCTGAACCTTTATGCAATCACGAAGATATAATATGTCAACCTTGAAATCCTCAAATTTTCTTAAGCAAGTCTTTGAGTCTATATTGGTGGTCATGTGCAGAGAAAATCGTCAAATGACATAAGCTGGAAAGAATGGGTTACGGCATGAGTAGGCTAGAAGATGAATACTATGAGCCTGAAGGGCAGGATACTGATGGATCTAGTTCAGTTCAAGTGAATGATGATTTCTCAAAATTACATAATGATATTTTCCATATGACCCGAATGAGATCAGGACTTAGTGAAAGCATTTATAAGTCCATAGGTACCAACAGAGGCATAATATCAATGGCCAAGTTGTTATCTGGAAGGGAAGTTGATTGTTCTGGAAAGGGGATGTTCTCTTCAGGTGACCGTGCATTTGTTCGAGGTCGCTATGTTCCAATGAATGGTCCTGAATTCTTGGATATGATGGATTCTCGTGCTTATGTTTCACAGTTTTCTGCCGATGGTACTCTTTTTGTTGCTGGTTTTCAGGTATGCTATGCTCAACCAAAAATAGTAAAGTTTTTACAAAGTTCAAGTTGGCAAATTTCCTGCAGTTTGTTTAGTTTTCCCCCGTCACCATTTTATGCACTTTTTAAGGGAGAAATTATACATACACAGCATATAACATTTCTTTTCATTTCCAGGGAAGTCGCATAAGAATATATGATGTTGATAGAGGCTGGATCGTACACAAGGACATTCATGCTAGAAGTCTGAGATGGACAATCAGTGATGTATCCTTATCACCCGATCAACGGTACCTTGTAAGCTTCTTCTGGCTTTTAACTAGTTTAGCTTGCCATCCTTATTCAACATGACTTTGTACCATTTTGGTTTTCATATAACTCCATTATGCAACTTTTCATCTGTCATTGTTACAGCTAAACTCTTTCATTATTTTTTGTATTGAGAAGAAACATTTCATATGCAACTATGCTCAACAGATTAAAaaataatccaaaatgcatccagcATCACTGTATTAGATGTGGATACATGTTTGcaaagggtttttttttttgcatcatgTATTACTGTATTAGATGTGGGTACATGTTTTCAACAGGTCCCCCCCCCTCCCTTTTTACCTTATTTCTTTTTATGGGAGAGGGTAGGGGTTTAGGCAGCATCCAGGTTCTTAAAACACGATGAAGTTGGGAAAGGATGTTTAATGTGGACTTATCCAAGAGATGAGTATCCATAAATGAGTTTTTCTGCCAACTCATGTGGATCTTACCTGTGTCAAGCTACCAACATTAAATGTATGGAGGTTGTTTTAAACATTGATACGGGGAGAATTTAGACTTATTAAATCCTTACATATTTCATCTGTTGGTACTAGCGTGACTTGGAGGTTTGCGAATGCATGCTAGCTCTTTTTGTCTGcatattatttatatatattgccTTCATCAGTCTATGTGGCTAAATAATTGTTTTTGATCTTTAAATCTGCAGGTCTACTCTAGTCTGGCACCTATTATCCATATTGTCAATGTTGGGAATGCGGCAAGAGAATCCTATGCTAATGTCACTGTGAGTTATTATTAGGTTCTTTCAATGCTGCACTCAGGTGCCCGAACTTTTCAAGTTTTTGTAGGGTACAAAAAGTGAGATATATTTGGGTTCTCTTTGGACTTTCACATGCCTAAGAAACATATTCCTTTCATACAATATTTATGTTAATCATCAATAACTGCATTTCATATTTACTTCCATTGTGAATAAATAAATAGACAAGTGCCAAACCTATCGTAGTGAAGGAACCTCTAGGGATTTTTAGACTTGTTTCTTACTAAAATAGTAGCCATCTCAATTTCTCATTAACTTTTTATTTCAATTCGATCCACGAACTGGAAGGTGCTAAATATTAGAAGACAATATTTGATCCATCAACATACAAATTTGTTGACGAGCTCAATTTAAGTGGTAGAGCTTATATAGATGTCTTTGGAGATGGTATTCACTTTGTTTTGCATTGAATTATTCTGGGTGCTTGAAAGCAGCCACAATACCTTTTGCCGTACCTTTTGTCACTTAATATTGGAATCTGGTGCTGAAATTCAccttttttagataatgggaaAGTTTCCAGTCTATGCTGTTGTTAGAATTCGGCAATTCGCCTACCTCTTTGTATTTTCAAAAACGTACAATGATAAACATAATATATTTTTCACTGTTTAAgtctaaaaataattacaattgAGAACAATTTTACGTCTTTCCGCAGGACATTCATGATGGATTGGATTTTTCACAGCATGAAGATGTTCAATATGCCTTTGGAATATTTTCTGTGAAGTTTTCCTCTGATGGCCGGGAACTTGTTGCTGGCAGCAATGATGAATCAATATATGTCTACGACCTTCACGCAAACAAATTGACATTGCGTTTACCTGCTCATACAGTATGACAAATTGCTTACTTTCTTGGCTTACACATGCCAATAATTCCTCTTATGCCATTTGTTGGATGCTGTTggtggaattttttttaaaagaatgcTAACTTCTATATGGATATTTTATGATGCACCCCACAGAGGGGAGTAATATGTGTCATGTTACAGCTACAGAAACCTCACTTATTTGCTCTACACCTGTGGATTGTTACCATGTTGATAGTGTTTCTATACTGCATATTTTATCTGTTGGTTTATAGACTGATGTTATTCATTTTTCATCTTTTCAGTCTGATGTCAATACAGTAGCATTTGCTGATGAAAGTGGCCATCTCATATATTCTGGAAGTGATGACACATTATGCAAGGTAGGGTACTCCGTACTCATCTAAATTATTTAAACTAATATTCATTAACATATAAGATCAAATTATTTCTCAGATTTCTTCATCATACCCGAACATACCCATTTCTAAGGCATCTTTAATGGCACTCTATTTGCTTTCTAAGGAAAAGTCAATTTTACTTGCCTTGAGTCATTTAGTTGTCTGGATAGTCCCTTAGGACTATCCACCAGAACAAATATGGCTGTGGGTTGCCACGGTCGAAGGCCCCATACGGGTCgcggctgatttttttttctatgatGGGTTTTCTTCAACACGGATTTTGTTGTGTTTTCACATTGTTATTGTATTCGAGTCCGTTTAGGTTACAATATAATGTTGTTCAATTCTCATTATATATGCTTCGGGTCAACCTGTCAGTGATGCTATTGGACCAAATCAAAATTTCAGGTGGAAACATTGCGTGATTTTGAAATAGGTAAAGATATACATGTGTTACGAGTTGAAATTTTGTGGGATGATAGATGGCATCATGCCCTATGTTACAAAATATTTTCACGACTATAAGTATAGGTTTGtctcaaaaaaagaaagattatCAATATAGGTTCAAAAACACTTGAAACTGCTTTAACCCTCAGCATAGGAAAGTGTTTGCTAATAGGGAAAAAAAGAACTATTTTGTAACATATTGCATGATGTTATCTACCATCACCAAAATTTAACATGCAACTTTTTcaaggagagaaaaaaaaaagactaatGTCAACAGGCTGAAGTATCCTTGTTTTAGCAGTTCTGTGGCTAATgtgagccaaaaaaaaaagtttagggATTATATGGACCATAACCTTGATTCAGAATAGTTCGGAGGCTCTAATTCTTAATGATCAAATTAAACTATTATCTGAATTTAGTTCAGGATAACTGATTCAGATGACGAAATCAGCACATCAAACCTGAAATGTTTCTTTTGTGCCAGTGATTGTATTTTCACCCTTCTGGGTTTTTCCCCAGCCTGTTTCAGCCCTGGGAACATATTAAGAAAATGTTTGATGTTTTAAATTCTGCTCATTTCATCAGTGCTATGGCATCTGATCTCTGTAGTCTGCAGGTATGGGACAGACGTTGTTTGTCCACAGGACAAGCTGCTGGGGTTTTGACTGGACATTTGCATGGAATAACGCATATTGATAGTCGTGGAGATGGCCGGAGTTTCATATCCAATGGAAAAGACCAAGCAATCAAATTGTGGGACATTAGGAAAATGATGTCCAATGCTGATAGGTACTCTCAGCAATTCGAAACACAAGTCCATCCCATTCTCACTCTTCTACCAATATAAATTCATATACAACATAAAAGGAATGTTCTTGCCTTTTTTTCTGCTTTGCTCCTCTCTTCATGTTAAACTAGAACattgcgcggcgttgccgcgcagaAATATGCCCTCCAGTTCAGGTTTATTTTAAGAAATTGAACTGCAAAAAGTCCGGGGGGATTTTCGTAAAATTGGTAGACTACGggggttatttggtaaatttggcgtcgacggagtaccggtcgattactgaaaagttcaaggggtttttcataaaattgatggacttcataatcattttaacaaagtccagggttttttttacaaaattcacggAGTACGGCACGATTACTAAAAGTTTAGGGTTTTTTTTAAAGTAAGGCTCCACAAAGTCCGAGGGGTTTTCCGTTAAATTGATGGACTCCGTGTTCATTTTAATAAAGCTCggggttttttttgcaaaatttacgtCCCTATCTATTTCTGTCtgtcggatcgcgatccgacggccgatgtTTTCCGGCCTACGTGGCCCATCTCCCTGGCCAGGACCGCGACGCGGTTTTAGTATTAAAAGATATGTGGAATGAGAGGGAGTATGTGTTGAGACACTGGTCTCAAATGTGTCTGATGTACATGAGGATCATGTGTTGTTGGGGCCCAACACCAGGTCCTCAACAATGGCCAGTTTGCCGACTCTATTCTTACAGTGTGATACTAGTCTATTCTTCCGTGCAGTT
The nucleotide sequence above comes from Panicum virgatum strain AP13 chromosome 3K, P.virgatum_v5, whole genome shotgun sequence. Encoded proteins:
- the LOC120698731 gene encoding LEC14B protein-like, which produces MGYGMSRLEDEYYEPEGQDTDGSSSVQVNDDFSKLHNDIFHMTRMRSGLSESIYKSIGTNRGIISMAKLLSGREVDCSGKGMFSSGDRAFVRGRYVPMNGPEFLDMMDSRAYVSQFSADGTLFVAGFQGSRIRIYDVDRGWIVHKDIHARSLRWTISDVSLSPDQRYLVYSSLAPIIHIVNVGNAARESYANVTDIHDGLDFSQHEDVQYAFGIFSVKFSSDGRELVAGSNDESIYVYDLHANKLTLRLPAHTSDVNTVAFADESGHLIYSGSDDTLCKVWDRRCLSTGQAAGVLTGHLHGITHIDSRGDGRSFISNGKDQAIKLWDIRKMMSNADSCADGAPSWDYRYSRYPKHHKQLKHPHDQSLATYRGHSVLRTLIRCYFSPAYSTGQKYIYTGSYDSNVYIYDVVSGSQVAKLNGHQMAIRDCSWHPIEPALVSSSWDGRVAKWTSARDEEAYDVD